One genomic segment of Streptomyces sp. TLI_146 includes these proteins:
- a CDS encoding replication-associated recombination protein A has product MEPDLFTAAAEDRQEKDPAGSPLAVRMRPRTLDEVVGQQHLLKPGSPLRRLVGEGSGGPAGPSSVILWGPPGTGKTTLAYVVSKATNKRFVELSAITAGVKEVRAVIDGARRAIGGFGKETVLFLDEIHRFSKAQQDSLLPAVENRWVTLIAATTENPYFSVISPLLSRSLLLTLEPLTDDDLRALLRRAVAEERGLGGAVALAEDAEAHLLRIAGGDARRALTALEAAAGSALAKEEREVTLQTVEETVDRAAVKYDKDGDQHYDVASALIKSIRGSDVDAALHYLARMIEAGEDPRFIARRLMISASEDIGLADPTALPTAVAAAQAVAMIGFPEAALTLSHATIALALAPKSNAATNAIFAAMEDVRKGLAGPVPPHLRDGHYKGAAKLGHAQGYVYPHDVPGAIAAQQYAPDAVADKRYYEPTRYGAEARYADVVEKVRERLGRGE; this is encoded by the coding sequence GTGGAGCCCGACCTGTTCACCGCAGCCGCAGAGGACCGCCAGGAGAAAGACCCGGCGGGCAGCCCTCTGGCCGTCCGGATGCGCCCGCGCACCCTCGACGAAGTGGTCGGGCAGCAGCACCTGCTGAAGCCCGGCTCGCCCCTGCGGCGCCTGGTGGGGGAGGGGAGCGGCGGCCCCGCCGGACCCTCCTCCGTGATCCTGTGGGGCCCGCCCGGCACCGGCAAGACGACCCTCGCCTACGTGGTGTCGAAGGCGACCAACAAGCGGTTCGTCGAGCTCTCCGCGATCACCGCGGGCGTCAAGGAAGTGCGGGCCGTGATCGACGGGGCCCGCCGGGCCATCGGCGGCTTCGGCAAGGAGACCGTCCTCTTCCTCGACGAGATCCACCGCTTCTCCAAGGCCCAGCAGGACTCGCTGCTCCCGGCGGTGGAGAACCGCTGGGTGACGCTGATCGCGGCGACGACCGAGAACCCGTACTTCTCGGTGATCTCCCCGCTGCTCTCCCGCTCCCTGCTGCTGACCCTGGAGCCGCTCACCGACGACGACCTGCGCGCGCTGCTGCGCCGGGCGGTCGCGGAGGAGCGCGGGCTCGGCGGTGCGGTGGCGCTGGCCGAGGACGCCGAGGCGCATCTGCTGCGGATCGCGGGCGGCGACGCCCGGCGCGCCCTGACCGCCCTGGAGGCGGCGGCGGGCTCGGCCCTGGCCAAGGAGGAGCGGGAGGTCACGCTCCAGACGGTCGAGGAGACGGTCGACCGGGCGGCGGTGAAGTACGACAAGGACGGCGACCAGCACTACGACGTGGCGAGCGCCCTGATCAAGTCGATCCGCGGCTCGGACGTGGACGCGGCGCTGCACTATCTGGCCCGGATGATCGAGGCGGGTGAGGACCCGCGGTTCATCGCGCGCCGCCTGATGATCTCCGCGAGCGAGGACATCGGCCTCGCGGACCCGACGGCGCTGCCGACGGCCGTCGCCGCCGCCCAGGCCGTCGCCATGATCGGCTTCCCCGAGGCGGCCCTCACACTCAGCCACGCCACCATCGCCCTGGCGCTCGCCCCCAAGTCGAACGCGGCGACGAACGCGATCTTCGCCGCGATGGAGGACGTACGGAAGGGCCTGGCCGGGCCCGTCCCGCCGCATCTGCGCGACGGCCACTACAAGGGCGCGGCCAAGCTCGGCCACGCCCAGGGCTATGTGTATCCGCACGATGTGCCGGGCGCGATCGCGGCGCAGCAGTACGCACCGGACGCGGTGGCCGACAAGCGCTACTACGAGCCGACGCGCTACGGCGCGGAGGCGCGGTACGCGGACGTGGTGGAGAAGGTCCGCGAGCGGCTGGGCCGGGGCGAGTAG
- a CDS encoding AAA family ATPase has translation MRSHLPSELNGFVGRERELAALHGLLAEARLTTVVGVGGVGKTRLALRAASAAAVQERFRDGVWPVDLSTVTDPELLDHAVLEALGLTDHTSRPPRRILLEHLADRTPLLVLDGFEQLVDACAELVCDLLRRCPGLRVLAAGRLPLRLAGERLLALAPMDDEDAVALFADRAAAGRGGFALTDDLAAAVLELCRRLDGIPLALELAAGRLGALSLEQVLRRLDDRFRLLTGGGRGVLARHQTLRTTIGWSHELCTPAQRLLWARLSVFAGQFDLEAVEYICVGPDLPPESVLDVVQELLDHSLVVREDGPAGVRYRMLDTVREYGADWLAAAGDAQRLRRRHRDWYLGLATWCELDWFSPRQAEVAVRVEAELPNLRAALDYSLDSEQDTHLAQYLAGTLWFCWVGCGRLAEGRHWLSLVLEAGGGDHDGARLKALWVLGYVSVLRGETAAAIAALHECREEAERTGDAVARAYAVHRTGCLALVSDDMPRAEELLRTALAQYEEIGELNSNVLMARIELAMAVAFGGHLEEAVVMCEQVVEVCADHGERWARAYALYVLGYAAWHAKDLGRARTLLAECLVIDHAFHDLLGTVLALELLALVVVDGGDPAEAAVLQGAAEGIWPSVGLPLFGSVSFNAAHVLCEQRARERLGDPAYQSFRAVGRGLGPDAAVARALAGPDDAAPEAPGARGVPAQETRGPAASRSVRSEGTAGRSAER, from the coding sequence AACGGCTTCGTCGGGCGAGAACGTGAACTGGCCGCGCTGCACGGGCTGCTGGCCGAGGCGCGGCTGACCACCGTGGTCGGGGTCGGCGGCGTCGGGAAGACCCGGCTGGCCCTGCGCGCCGCGTCGGCCGCGGCGGTGCAGGAACGCTTCCGCGATGGGGTGTGGCCCGTGGACCTCTCCACGGTCACCGACCCGGAACTGCTCGACCACGCGGTCCTGGAGGCGCTCGGCCTCACCGACCACACCAGCCGCCCGCCCCGCCGCATCCTCCTGGAGCACCTCGCCGACCGCACCCCGCTGCTGGTCCTGGACGGCTTCGAACAGCTCGTGGACGCCTGCGCGGAGCTGGTGTGCGACCTGCTGCGGCGCTGCCCGGGGCTGCGGGTGCTCGCCGCGGGACGGCTGCCGCTGCGCCTGGCCGGGGAGCGGCTGCTCGCGCTGGCGCCGATGGACGACGAGGACGCGGTGGCGCTCTTCGCCGACCGCGCCGCCGCCGGACGCGGCGGCTTCGCGCTCACCGACGACCTGGCGGCGGCCGTCCTGGAGCTGTGCCGCAGGCTCGACGGGATCCCGCTCGCCCTGGAGCTGGCGGCCGGGCGGCTCGGCGCGCTCTCGCTGGAGCAGGTGCTGCGCCGCCTCGACGACCGGTTCCGGCTGCTGACCGGCGGCGGGCGCGGGGTGCTCGCGCGCCACCAGACCCTGCGGACGACGATCGGCTGGAGCCACGAGCTGTGCACCCCGGCCCAGCGGCTGCTGTGGGCTCGCCTCTCGGTGTTCGCCGGGCAGTTCGACCTGGAGGCGGTCGAGTACATCTGCGTCGGCCCGGACCTGCCGCCCGAGTCCGTCCTGGACGTGGTGCAGGAGCTGCTGGACCACTCGCTCGTGGTGCGCGAGGACGGCCCGGCGGGCGTGCGCTACCGGATGCTCGACACCGTACGGGAGTACGGCGCGGACTGGCTGGCGGCGGCCGGTGACGCGCAGCGGCTGCGCCGGCGCCACCGCGACTGGTACCTGGGGCTCGCCACCTGGTGCGAGCTGGACTGGTTCAGCCCGCGCCAGGCCGAGGTGGCGGTGCGGGTGGAGGCCGAACTGCCCAATCTGCGCGCCGCGTTGGACTACTCGCTCGACTCCGAGCAGGACACGCATCTGGCCCAGTACCTGGCCGGGACGCTCTGGTTCTGCTGGGTCGGCTGCGGGCGGCTCGCCGAGGGACGGCACTGGCTGTCCCTGGTCCTGGAGGCCGGGGGCGGCGACCACGACGGCGCCCGGCTCAAGGCGCTGTGGGTGCTCGGCTACGTCTCGGTGCTGCGGGGCGAGACCGCGGCGGCGATCGCGGCCCTGCACGAGTGCCGCGAGGAGGCCGAGCGCACCGGCGACGCGGTGGCGCGGGCGTACGCGGTGCACCGGACGGGCTGTCTGGCGCTGGTCTCGGACGACATGCCGAGGGCCGAGGAACTGCTGCGCACGGCCCTCGCCCAGTACGAGGAGATCGGCGAGCTCAACAGCAATGTGCTGATGGCGCGCATCGAGCTGGCGATGGCGGTGGCCTTCGGCGGCCACCTCGAAGAGGCCGTCGTGATGTGCGAGCAGGTGGTGGAGGTCTGCGCGGACCACGGCGAGCGCTGGGCCCGGGCGTACGCGCTGTACGTCCTCGGGTACGCGGCCTGGCACGCCAAGGACCTGGGCCGGGCGCGGACACTGCTCGCCGAGTGCCTGGTGATCGACCACGCCTTCCACGACCTGCTGGGCACCGTGCTGGCGCTGGAACTGCTGGCGCTGGTCGTGGTGGACGGCGGCGATCCGGCGGAGGCGGCGGTGCTGCAGGGGGCGGCCGAGGGGATCTGGCCGTCGGTGGGGCTGCCGCTGTTCGGGTCGGTGTCCTTCAACGCGGCGCATGTGCTGTGCGAGCAGCGGGCCCGGGAGCGGCTGGGCGACCCGGCGTACCAGTCGTTCCGGGCCGTGGGCCGCGGGCTCGGCCCGGACGCGGCGGTGGCCCGGGCGCTGGCGGGACCGGACGACGCGGCCCCCGAGGCGCCCGGGGCCCGTGGCGTACCGGCCCAGGAAACGCGAGGGCCCGCCGCCTCCCGCTCCGTGCGGAGCGAGGGGACGGCGGGCCGGAGCGCGGAGCGCTGA
- a CDS encoding DUF349 domain-containing protein has protein sequence MSSDPWGRVDETGTVYVRTAEGEVVVGSWQAGTPEEALAYFERKYEGLVVEIGLLERRVKTTDLSAKDAQTAIDHLRTQVDEHHAVGDLEALRKRLDKLVETVESRREERKVQKAKQTDEAKHAKEALVAEAEELAQSEQWRSAGERLRALVDTWKGLPRLDRKSDDELWHRFSHARSAFSKRRKAHFASLDAQREEARKAKEKLVAEAEALSSSTDWGTTAARYRELMADWKAAGRAQREAEDELWNRFRGAQDVFFAARGEVFAERDAEQTENLKLKEELAVEAEKLVPVTDLKAARATFRGINERWEAIGHVPRDARPKVEGRMHAVERALQEAEESEWRRTNPEARARAAGLTGQLQAAVDKLRGQIDAARAAGNNAKADKLAKELEGRQALLDQALKGLEEFGG, from the coding sequence GTGAGCAGCGACCCGTGGGGCCGCGTCGACGAGACGGGCACCGTGTATGTGCGTACAGCCGAGGGCGAAGTGGTCGTCGGATCGTGGCAGGCGGGGACTCCCGAGGAGGCCCTGGCCTACTTCGAGCGCAAATACGAGGGCCTGGTTGTCGAGATCGGCCTCCTCGAACGACGGGTGAAGACCACCGACCTGTCGGCGAAGGACGCCCAGACCGCGATCGACCATCTGCGCACCCAGGTGGACGAGCACCACGCGGTGGGCGACCTCGAAGCGCTGCGCAAGCGGCTCGACAAGCTCGTCGAGACCGTCGAGTCGCGGCGCGAGGAGCGCAAGGTCCAGAAGGCCAAGCAGACCGACGAGGCCAAGCACGCCAAGGAGGCGCTGGTCGCCGAGGCCGAGGAGCTGGCGCAGAGCGAGCAGTGGCGCTCGGCCGGCGAGCGGCTGCGGGCTCTCGTGGACACCTGGAAGGGCCTGCCGCGGCTCGACCGGAAGTCCGACGACGAGCTGTGGCACCGCTTCTCGCACGCGCGCTCGGCGTTCTCCAAGCGCCGCAAGGCGCACTTCGCGTCGCTCGACGCGCAGCGCGAGGAGGCCCGCAAGGCCAAGGAGAAGCTGGTCGCCGAGGCTGAGGCGCTGTCCTCGTCCACGGACTGGGGCACCACGGCCGCCCGCTACCGCGAGCTGATGGCGGACTGGAAGGCGGCGGGCCGCGCCCAGCGCGAGGCCGAGGACGAGCTGTGGAACCGCTTCCGCGGCGCCCAGGACGTCTTCTTCGCCGCGCGCGGCGAGGTCTTCGCGGAGCGTGACGCCGAGCAGACCGAGAACCTGAAGCTCAAGGAGGAGCTGGCCGTCGAGGCCGAGAAGCTCGTCCCGGTGACCGATCTGAAGGCGGCCCGCGCCACCTTCCGCGGCATCAACGAGCGCTGGGAGGCCATCGGCCATGTGCCGCGCGACGCCCGCCCGAAGGTCGAGGGCCGGATGCACGCCGTGGAGCGGGCCCTGCAGGAGGCCGAGGAGTCGGAGTGGCGCCGCACCAACCCGGAGGCACGCGCGCGTGCCGCGGGTCTGACGGGCCAGCTTCAGGCCGCCGTCGACAAGCTGCGCGGCCAGATCGACGCGGCCCGCGCGGCGGGCAACAACGCCAAGGCCGACAAGCTGGCCAAGGAGCTGGAGGGCCGCCAGGCCCTGCTCGACCAGGCCCTGAAGGGCCTGGAGGAGTTCGGCGGCTGA
- a CDS encoding caspase family protein, which translates to MPAGLPDPSASAAVLIGTSSYLHLPQLPAVETNIADLSKILQDPTVWGLPGANTLTVADPETPAAFLDPVYAAGERAEDTLFVYYCGHGLRDSDSADLYVALTGSRESSGYTAVEYRHLRAAILASPARRKIVVLDCCFSGRAARTLSSPGALAAQAGIQGAYVLTASPKDHVALAPEGERHTAFTGELLHVLDNGLPDAPDTLDLETLFRAVDARLGARNRPRPQRSQENDVGRLPLVRNRAKASPDAPAGPVIDADVEAAMVSSGLQLARLLRSVGRSRDALPVLRMILQNSVPDADGDTITVHLELAELLTETGQDQQAIQVLESAFHQTHKRFGPEAVTVSRRLSELLQTAGNHSQACEVLRHALDSLERATRQPGATA; encoded by the coding sequence ATGCCGGCGGGCCTGCCTGACCCCTCCGCCTCGGCGGCCGTCCTGATCGGCACGAGCAGCTATCTGCACCTGCCGCAGCTGCCGGCCGTCGAGACCAACATCGCGGACCTGTCGAAGATCCTCCAGGACCCGACCGTGTGGGGGCTGCCGGGCGCGAACACCCTGACGGTCGCCGACCCGGAGACCCCGGCCGCCTTCCTCGACCCCGTGTACGCGGCGGGCGAGCGCGCCGAGGACACCCTGTTCGTCTACTACTGCGGCCACGGCCTGCGCGACTCCGACTCCGCCGACCTCTACGTCGCCCTCACCGGCTCGCGCGAGAGCTCCGGCTACACGGCGGTCGAATACCGGCATCTGCGCGCCGCGATCCTCGCCTCCCCGGCCCGCCGCAAGATCGTCGTACTCGACTGCTGCTTCAGCGGGCGCGCCGCCCGCACCCTCAGCAGCCCCGGCGCCCTGGCCGCACAGGCCGGGATCCAGGGCGCCTATGTGCTCACCGCCTCGCCCAAGGACCACGTCGCCCTCGCCCCGGAAGGCGAGCGGCACACCGCCTTCACCGGCGAGCTGCTGCACGTCCTGGACAACGGACTCCCGGACGCACCCGACACCCTGGACCTGGAGACGCTGTTCCGCGCGGTCGACGCCCGGCTCGGCGCGCGCAACCGGCCGCGTCCGCAGCGCAGCCAGGAGAACGACGTCGGCCGCCTCCCGCTGGTGCGCAACCGCGCCAAGGCCTCGCCCGACGCCCCGGCCGGGCCGGTCATCGACGCCGACGTGGAGGCCGCGATGGTCTCCTCCGGGCTCCAACTGGCGCGACTGCTCAGATCCGTCGGCCGCAGCAGGGACGCCCTGCCCGTGCTCCGCATGATCCTCCAGAACAGCGTGCCCGACGCCGACGGCGACACCATCACCGTGCACCTGGAGCTCGCCGAACTGCTCACCGAGACCGGCCAGGACCAGCAGGCCATCCAGGTCCTGGAGAGCGCCTTCCACCAGACCCACAAGCGGTTCGGCCCGGAGGCCGTCACCGTCTCCCGGCGGCTGTCCGAACTGCTCCAGACCGCCGGCAACCACAGCCAGGCCTGCGAGGTGCTGCGCCACGCGCTGGACAGCCTGGAGCGCGCCACCCGCCAGCCCGGCGCCACGGCCTGA
- a CDS encoding vitamin K epoxide reductase family protein, with amino-acid sequence MTTTVDDVSSGQEQVSTKGTVGGSRAFAWLLVITGAAGLLAAWVITIDKFKLLEDPNFTPGCSLNPVVSCGNIMKSDQASAFGFPNPMLGLVAYGIVIAVGMSLLAGARFRRWYWLTFNAGTLFGVGFCTWLQFQSLYRINALCLWCSLAWVATIFMFWYLTSHNIRRGLLPAPGWLKSFLSEFTWVLPVVHVGIIGMLILTRWWDFWTS; translated from the coding sequence ATGACCACAACAGTTGACGACGTCTCCTCCGGCCAGGAGCAGGTGAGCACCAAGGGCACCGTCGGCGGCAGCCGCGCGTTCGCGTGGCTCCTGGTGATCACGGGGGCCGCCGGACTGCTCGCGGCCTGGGTCATCACCATCGACAAGTTCAAGCTGCTGGAGGACCCGAACTTCACGCCGGGCTGCAGCCTCAACCCGGTGGTCTCCTGCGGCAACATCATGAAGAGCGACCAGGCCTCGGCGTTCGGCTTCCCGAACCCGATGCTGGGTCTGGTGGCGTACGGGATCGTGATCGCGGTCGGCATGAGCCTGCTGGCGGGCGCGCGCTTCCGGCGCTGGTACTGGCTGACCTTCAACGCGGGCACGCTCTTCGGCGTCGGGTTCTGCACCTGGCTCCAGTTCCAGTCGCTGTACCGGATCAACGCGCTGTGCCTGTGGTGCAGCCTGGCCTGGGTCGCCACGATCTTCATGTTCTGGTACCTGACCTCGCACAACATCCGCCGCGGCCTGCTGCCGGCGCCGGGCTGGCTGAAGTCGTTCCTGTCGGAGTTCACCTGGGTCCTGCCCGTGGTGCACGTCGGGATCATCGGGATGCTGATCCTGACGCGCTGGTGGGACTTCTGGACCAGCTGA
- a CDS encoding DUF2470 domain-containing protein, translated as MPSAAERTRTLVHSTCSSALLITGLEGARPEQLEPRLRNVGPEGDLFLLFPADSPVVRAATHAQDDELSAVLEITDVAPVSVPHRIRGRAWITGWLTRVPGLAPPGSMTLRLEVNEAYVDDLWGACAVEPEAFAAALPDPLARDETELLQHLHAHHGEQVRSLCGLVDREGREGHDGNRRIKSVTPLALDRFGLRVRFQDTDGRCFDARFEFPEPVTGLGPLRRAMRRLFEAATD; from the coding sequence ATGCCGTCAGCAGCCGAGCGCACACGAACTCTCGTACATAGTACCTGCTCCTCGGCGCTGCTCATCACCGGCCTCGAGGGCGCCCGCCCGGAGCAGCTGGAGCCACGGCTGCGGAACGTGGGCCCCGAGGGCGATCTGTTCCTGCTCTTCCCCGCCGACTCGCCCGTCGTACGGGCCGCGACCCACGCCCAGGACGACGAGCTGTCGGCCGTCCTGGAGATCACCGATGTGGCGCCGGTCTCCGTCCCGCACCGTATCCGCGGCCGCGCCTGGATCACCGGCTGGCTCACCCGCGTCCCCGGCCTGGCCCCGCCCGGCAGCATGACGCTGCGCCTGGAGGTCAACGAGGCGTACGTGGACGACCTGTGGGGCGCCTGCGCGGTGGAGCCCGAGGCGTTCGCGGCCGCCCTGCCCGATCCGCTGGCCCGGGACGAGACGGAGCTGCTCCAGCATCTGCACGCCCACCACGGGGAGCAGGTGCGGTCGCTGTGCGGGCTGGTCGACCGCGAAGGGCGCGAGGGACACGACGGGAACCGGCGGATCAAGTCGGTCACGCCGCTCGCCCTCGACCGGTTCGGGCTGCGGGTCCGCTTCCAGGACACCGACGGGCGCTGCTTCGACGCGCGCTTCGAGTTCCCCGAGCCGGTGACCGGCCTGGGCCCGCTGCGCCGGGCTATGCGCCGGCTCTTCGAGGCGGCGACGGACTGA
- a CDS encoding peptidylprolyl isomerase has protein sequence MVSSDQRRRQLAREKFERQQRRREEARRKSKLRNTVIAAVLAVVVVGGGAAYATGAFDGDDKKKSDSAAPSETPTPQASKDSGPEPKMAIDQKASYTMSLKTSAGDIAFKMAAAKTPHTVNSFKSLADKGYFTNTKCHRLTTQGIFVLQCGDPKGDGTGGPGYTIPDENLTGLGKAGADGTVTYPAGTVAMANTSQPHTGGSQFFLVYKDSKLPPSYTPFGTMDAATLKVVQDVAKAGVAGGAGDGAPKTAVTITKAAVNKD, from the coding sequence GTGGTCAGCAGCGATCAGCGCCGGCGCCAGCTCGCCCGGGAGAAGTTCGAGCGTCAGCAGCGCCGCCGCGAGGAGGCCCGGCGCAAGTCCAAGCTCCGCAACACCGTCATCGCGGCCGTCCTCGCGGTGGTCGTCGTGGGGGGCGGGGCGGCCTACGCCACGGGAGCCTTCGACGGCGACGACAAGAAGAAGTCGGACTCGGCGGCGCCGAGCGAGACCCCGACGCCCCAGGCGAGCAAGGACTCCGGGCCGGAGCCGAAGATGGCGATCGACCAGAAGGCCTCGTACACGATGTCGCTGAAGACCAGCGCCGGGGACATCGCGTTCAAGATGGCGGCGGCGAAGACCCCGCACACGGTCAACTCGTTCAAGTCCCTCGCCGACAAGGGCTACTTCACCAACACGAAGTGTCACCGACTGACCACGCAGGGCATCTTCGTGCTCCAGTGCGGCGACCCCAAGGGCGACGGCACCGGCGGCCCCGGCTACACGATCCCCGACGAGAACCTGACGGGTCTGGGCAAGGCGGGCGCGGACGGCACCGTGACGTACCCGGCGGGCACCGTCGCCATGGCCAACACCAGCCAGCCGCACACCGGCGGCAGCCAGTTCTTCCTGGTCTACAAGGACAGCAAACTGCCGCCCAGCTACACGCCGTTCGGCACGATGGACGCCGCGACGCTCAAGGTGGTGCAGGACGTGGCGAAGGCGGGCGTGGCCGGCGGTGCCGGGGACGGCGCGCCGAAGACGGCCGTCACCATCACCAAGGCCGCCGTCAACAAGGACTGA
- a CDS encoding MBL fold metallo-hydrolase encodes MLIAGFPAGAWGTNCYLVAPAAGEECVIIDPGHQAAQGVEDALRKHRLKPVAVVLTHGHIDHCASVVPVCGAHDVPAWIHPSDRYMMSDPEKALGRSFGAQIMGELTIGEPDDVKELTDGATLELAGMELTVSHAPGHTKGSVTFGLPEAEDIPPILFSGDLLFAGSVGRTDLPGGSHAELLESLGRVCLPLDDSTVVLSGHGSQTTIGQERATNPYLRQVAAGLGEGIASPRRGM; translated from the coding sequence GTGCTCATTGCCGGGTTCCCCGCCGGGGCCTGGGGCACCAACTGCTATCTGGTCGCCCCCGCCGCAGGCGAGGAGTGCGTGATCATCGACCCGGGCCACCAGGCCGCCCAGGGAGTCGAGGACGCGCTCAGGAAGCATCGGCTCAAGCCCGTCGCCGTCGTCCTCACCCACGGCCACATCGACCACTGCGCCTCGGTCGTCCCGGTCTGCGGGGCCCACGACGTGCCCGCCTGGATCCACCCCTCGGACCGGTACATGATGAGCGACCCGGAGAAGGCGCTCGGCCGCTCCTTCGGCGCGCAGATCATGGGCGAGCTGACCATCGGCGAACCGGACGACGTCAAGGAGCTGACGGACGGTGCCACGCTGGAGCTGGCCGGCATGGAGCTCACCGTGTCGCACGCGCCCGGCCATACCAAGGGGTCGGTGACGTTCGGGCTGCCCGAGGCGGAGGACATCCCTCCGATCCTGTTCTCGGGCGACCTGCTCTTCGCCGGCTCCGTCGGACGCACCGACCTGCCCGGCGGCAGCCACGCCGAGCTCCTTGAGTCGCTGGGCCGCGTGTGCCTGCCGCTCGACGACTCGACCGTGGTGCTGTCCGGCCACGGCTCCCAGACCACCATCGGCCAGGAGCGCGCCACCAACCCGTATCTGCGGCAGGTGGCCGCCGGCCTGGGAGAGGGCATCGCCTCTCCCCGACGAGGAATGTGA
- the rpsD gene encoding 30S ribosomal protein S4: protein MPNQSRPKVKKSRALGIALTPKAVKYFEARPYPPGEHGRGRKQNSDYKVRLLEKQRLRAQYDISERQMARAYDRAKKAEGKTGEALVVELERRLDALVLRSGIARTIYQARQMVVHGHIEVNGGKVDKPSFRVRPDDVITVRERSREKHPFQVAREGGYAGEGETPRYLQVNLKALAFRLDRDPNRKEIPVICDEQLVVEYYAR from the coding sequence GTGCCTAACCAGTCGCGTCCCAAGGTCAAGAAGTCCCGTGCGCTCGGTATCGCGCTGACGCCGAAGGCCGTCAAGTACTTCGAGGCCCGTCCGTACCCGCCGGGCGAGCACGGCCGTGGCCGCAAGCAGAACTCGGACTACAAGGTCCGTCTGCTCGAGAAGCAGCGTCTGCGCGCCCAGTACGACATCTCTGAGCGTCAGATGGCGCGTGCCTACGACCGCGCCAAGAAGGCCGAGGGCAAGACGGGCGAGGCGCTGGTCGTCGAGCTCGAGCGCCGCCTCGACGCCCTGGTCCTGCGTTCGGGCATCGCCCGCACCATCTACCAGGCCCGCCAGATGGTCGTCCACGGCCACATCGAGGTCAACGGTGGCAAGGTCGACAAGCCGTCGTTCCGTGTCCGTCCGGACGACGTCATCACCGTCCGCGAGCGCAGCCGCGAGAAGCACCCCTTCCAGGTTGCCCGCGAGGGTGGCTACGCCGGCGAGGGCGAGACCCCGCGCTACCTCCAGGTGAACCTGAAGGCCCTGGCCTTCCGCCTGGACCGTGACCCGAACCGCAAGGAAATCCCGGTCATCTGCGACGAGCAGCTCGTCGTCGAGTACTACGCCCGCTGA
- the hisS gene encoding histidine--tRNA ligase, translating into MSTFQAPKGTYDLLPPNSATYLAVREAIAAPLRNSGYGYVETPGFENVELFARGVGESTDIVTKEMYAFETKGGDRLALRPEGTASVLRAALEANLHKAGNLPVKLWYSGSYYRYERPQKGRYRHFSQVGAEAIGAEDPALDAELIILANDAYRSLGLRNFRILLNSLGDQECRPVYRAALQDFLRGLDLDEDTLRRAEINPLRVLDDKRDAVQKQLVGAPLLRDYLCDACKAYHEEVRELLTAEGVAYEDDPKLVRGLDYYTRTTFEFVHDGLGSQSAVGGGGRYDGLSEMIGGPALPSVGWALGVDRTVLALEAEGVALDIPSATSVFAVPLGEEARRVLFRVVTELRRGGVATDFSYGGKGLKGAMKNANRSGARLTIVAGERDLAEGVVQLKDMESGDQVAVPVAEVVEAVRARLA; encoded by the coding sequence ATGAGTACCTTCCAGGCCCCCAAGGGCACCTACGACCTGCTGCCGCCGAACAGCGCCACCTACCTCGCCGTCCGCGAGGCGATCGCGGCCCCGCTGCGCAACTCCGGCTACGGCTACGTGGAGACCCCGGGCTTCGAGAACGTCGAGCTCTTCGCGCGCGGTGTCGGCGAGTCCACCGACATCGTGACCAAGGAGATGTACGCCTTCGAGACGAAGGGCGGCGACAGGCTGGCGCTGCGCCCCGAGGGCACCGCGTCCGTGCTGCGCGCGGCCCTGGAGGCCAATCTCCACAAGGCCGGCAACCTGCCCGTCAAGCTCTGGTACTCGGGCTCGTACTACCGCTACGAGCGCCCCCAGAAGGGCCGCTACAGGCACTTCTCGCAGGTCGGCGCCGAGGCGATTGGCGCGGAGGACCCGGCGCTCGACGCCGAGCTGATCATCCTGGCGAACGACGCCTACCGCTCGCTCGGCCTGCGGAACTTCCGCATCCTGCTGAACTCGCTGGGCGACCAGGAGTGCCGTCCGGTCTACCGGGCCGCCCTCCAGGACTTCCTGCGCGGCCTCGACCTCGACGAGGACACCCTGCGCCGCGCCGAGATCAACCCGCTGCGCGTCCTCGACGACAAGCGGGACGCGGTCCAGAAGCAGCTGGTGGGCGCGCCGCTGCTGCGCGACTACCTGTGCGACGCCTGCAAGGCGTACCACGAGGAGGTGCGCGAGCTGCTGACCGCGGAGGGCGTCGCGTACGAGGACGACCCGAAGCTGGTGCGCGGCCTCGACTACTACACCCGCACCACCTTCGAGTTCGTCCACGACGGCCTGGGCTCGCAGTCCGCGGTCGGCGGCGGCGGCCGCTACGACGGCCTCTCCGAGATGATCGGCGGCCCCGCGCTGCCGTCGGTGGGCTGGGCGCTGGGCGTCGACCGTACGGTGCTGGCGCTGGAGGCCGAGGGCGTCGCCCTCGACATCCCCTCCGCGACCAGCGTGTTCGCGGTGCCGCTGGGCGAGGAGGCCCGCCGCGTGCTGTTCCGCGTGGTCACCGAGCTGCGCCGGGGCGGGGTCGCGACGGACTTCAGCTACGGCGGCAAGGGCCTCAAGGGCGCCATGAAGAACGCCAACCGCTCCGGCGCCCGCCTCACCATCGTCGCGGGCGAGCGGGACCTGGCCGAGGGCGTGGTCCAGCTCAAGGACATGGAGTCCGGCGACCAGGTGGCGGTCCCCGTCGCGGAGGTCGTCGAGGCCGTGCGCGCCCGCCTGGCCTGA